CAACACCTCCCACATCCTCCTGCCTTTCCTTAATAGCTAGCTGGCTAGAtgattaatgcaaaaaaatatatgatataAAATCATCCACATCCTTTGACGTGATTGGTGCAAATCTATGGCTTTGTTTAGTGACATCACAAACATAGCCCTGCCCATAGAGTAGTTTTGTACAGAGAGGCATACAGAGATTTAACCGCATCTATATAAGGAGAAAATGTTACTCAAGACTTACTCGTTTATATGCTTCAAGGTATCACAGACCCAAAGAATCATAATCAGCTCGCGCAAAAACGTGATTCGTTGTCCTGTCTGCTAGCTTACTAACGCTAGCCTGTTTTATCTCCTAATCTCTGAGGTCTGCCACGTTCCTCAGTGTCTCCATTCACGCTCTCGTCCCGTCAGCGGTAGGCCAAAGCAGCAGCTACGTTAGCAAAGTCACCTGACATTTCTCAAAACAATCAGTCAGCTTATCCCAGGTTCATGTCATTAGCGCTCAGGCTCACAGGATGGACCGCACCAGGAGGCGGATCCATGTTTACAGACCAGAGGCTGGCCCTAAAGAGCATCCAtcatgtgcaagtgtgtgtgcttgagtgagcACTACCACTGCCTGTCCAGGAGCAGggacacaccctcactcacgctctctctctctctctctctctcagtgactctcacccacccacccatcacacacacacacacacactcacagcaaaTGCCCCCCATCTTCCCCCCataccaccacaaccacccccCCTGAAACCCAATGGAGGATGTCTAGATGCTGTGAAATCAtgtttttaaggaaaaaaaatgtacttgTTTGAAttcaatgtaatgtaatatattcTTTGTTGAATGTAGTAATTAGGtatttatgaatatattgctgtaatttcagacaaaaaaataaaaacgctTCAGAACTGAACTTTTGACTCAAGGTCTGTGGTTTaatctcatttattttttcccaaaGCAAGAATCTGTATATAAAattgaatattattattttttacacccccccctctctctcacacacacacacacacacactttgttcaCACTCCTTGAATAATTCTggagtttttcttttatatttcaaGATTTACATAAAGGCGTTCATTATTGCAGTTCAACAAACGTCCACTAGGGGGCACAAAAGCACAAGTGACAACCAGCTGCttgttttctattattttctatattcGTGCTGCGATTTCTGCCATGTTTTCATTGGAGCGTTCCTAAACACAATTTAATGGAAATTTGCAATTAGATAAGTGACAAATCCAAATAATTTGCTTTAACGAATCCTTAATTCAGTTGTCTGCCTCGTCTGGTCGGTTTCTCATCACCACTTTACCTGTAAATTGACCTGTGATTTATTCTTAGACGCATAAAGACAGAAGAAAAGCTGTGGTTTTATCTTAACCCTGTTAGATACTgctttgaaaaaataaataaaaaatgaagctCGGAAGAAAGTGCTAGAGATCGTTAACACCTGGGGGGGGTATCTAATATCTAACCTTAGAACAAAGCAGAAATTAATcattgaaaatataaaaataaagttgttTTGTGTGATTGACTTAATTTAGaggtaaaggtgtgtgtgtgtaacatgctTCCTGATAAAGCATTCAGGCTAATCCTTTAAATTTCTTATAGCTGATTCACAAAGAATCAAAAATGTCTGAATTGGTTAATGATGAAATCATGTCTCTGtctcatatacatacatagaaaCTGAACAACTCTTTAATTACACTCATATGTATGTGTAAGGAAACAATACActcccctcatacacactcaaaataTCTCACACGTCTCCTATAGCTTGgaaatatataatgttatagaTAACAGTCCTCTCGGGCCTCTTCTCCGTCGCTCTGCTGAAGAGGAAGAGCCGTGAATAAATAGTTTTAACGCTGCTAATTTGAGTTGCAGCTGGAAACGTGATCTCACTGCAGCAGCACACAGCTGTGTGAACGTCCGGATTAATAATCCTGCGATTTCCCCGAGCCGGAGCCGGGCTGCAGGTTGGAGCGCAGCTTGTACATGAAGTTTAGAGAATCCAGCAGGAACGTACGTGTGGTGTTGATCTCCATCAGAGTCAGGTTATCCAGCTAGAGAAagggtgggagggagagagaaagagagagatttgtgtgaTGAATACACTCATACTTAACTAAAAGAATTATTCTACAATATGCGATATTGTTCTGTTGTAAcacagtgagtgtatgtgtgtttgtgtgtttgtgtgtgtgtgtgtgtgtgtgtgtgtgtaatggagtagtGGTCATGTGCTCTGTACCCTGGCGTGAGCTTCCTGCTGGCTGATGAAGCTGTCGGCGGACAGACGCAGTTTTGCAATGCGAGTGTCCCAGATGTCTTTGACCAGAGTCCGGATTTCGTCTGCTCTCGGGATGTTGTCTGCAGCGCTGTGAGGAAAAGAAATTAAAGTCTCTATCTTAAGATTTCTCTTTGAACAGCTGAGTGAggtcactgagttcaggtgttgtttttcaggggttgggctcggccccttagttccagtgaaaggaactcttaatgcttcagcttcataccaagacattatggacaatttcatgctctttgtgggaacagtttggggatgaccccttcctgttccaacatgactgcacaccagtgaccaaagcaaggtccataaagacatggatgagtgagtttgatgaggaggaacttgactggcctgcacagagtcctgacctcaaccccatagaacacctttgggatgaattagagcggagactgcgagccagaccttctcgtcatcacaacatcagtgcctgacctcacaaatgaccaCGGTTCTagagaggaacggtcaaaaattcccataaacacactcctaaaccttgtggaaagccttcccagaagagttgaagctgttatagctgcaaagggcgggacaactccatattacattcatgtacagtaaaggcagacgtcccaaaacttttggaaataaaGTGTATTTACAGAAGAGCTTTAGAGTCTCGATCAAAAACATGCTAGTTGACCTGGTCAGGGACTAAGAGCACTATCaagaatatttaataaaaaacagttGAGCCAACACAAACCCATAACCCattaattaaaacacaaataaaactaatgATTCAATTATAACAAAAGAAATGTTGGTGTATAAACAAAGGACTGGcctttaaaatacttttttaaatactttaacTGGCATAAAACAGAGCTGTCTTTCAGCCTCTCCTCTGATCGCTCATTTCATCCTCTCTGCCTGTGCACTcgaccttttatggagttttgtgggatCACTATATGCAAATGTCAGGAACATGtgatcagcacacacacacacacacacataaatgtaTGAGAATGTATAACTTTCTCACTGGTTCAGCAGTAACTTGGTCAGTTCCATGTAATAAGGGCTGGGGATCGGGGTGAAGGcgtcctctcttctctcctgctCTCGGATCTCCTCCAGTTTATCTATGAGTCAGGGGGCAGGACATGGAGAGAGCATTCAACTGGACATAGCACATGATAAGTCGtcatacaaataataataataataataataataataataataataataataaagttattaacagttaataacacaataataagcACAGAATTATACAGTAGCCAGCCGGTCATCTGTTTAACGCTGGCTACTGTATAATTCTGTgcttattattgtgttattacatCTGACTGACCTCAGAAGTAgaaagatttattattaattatgattTATCTGTATGTTAATTGATCTATAACAGCCATGTTGATTAGacgtcacttgctgaactcggaCTCGAGTGAACCGTCCCAAAGAATTCCCATTTGCCCTTTATCCACACTAAAAGTTTAAGGTttctggacacctgaccatcactctCATACATATCAAACATCCCGTGTGATGTCCAGCACTgtgtttgatctcagagcttcCATCTTACCAGCGTCCATCCACTCTGGAGGAACGATTCtgcatttctgtctctgtttcagaTTGAGTGCCAGCCACACGGGCACCTCCACCGGCAGTCCCGGGTTAAACGGTCCCAGGTCTCCCTGTGGGAAAGATTACAGGTTGATGAGGGTCAATGTTATACATATTCATATTGGGTTGCCAGGTATGCACTTATCCTTCTGATGCTGACTTCTGTTTAAACAACATAAATGCTGGTTTGTCACCAATTCAGGATGCAGTACGATAGATCACGACGGACATCGTGTACAAAAATGTCTTCAAGTATCGTGATATGATAACAAATATTAAATCTCCCAGCACGTTTAAGAATAGCCTTGTTATGAATTTGTCCACATTTTCACATATTTATCATAAGTATACAACATGTGAGACTGTTTTGCGACCATGGTGCAGTTAGTTATTTATGTAAATTCCTTGTTTTAACTTGCACATGATATTTGCATTGATGTAGAAAGCAACATGAGTTTacgagtgtttgtttgtttaagggTGATTTCCAATTTCCatacctggcaaccctgaaTATACTACTGCGCTATAGTgtatatgaaaatgtttaatttaaagTCTCTACGCAACATTTAAACATGTTATTTAGTACTtatgtttttataaatttattcaGGAATACTATTTACCATGTATTATATAAGtagtaaaaataaacatttatttctacTTCGCTATAGTGTATAACAACAGCTGCTGATTATAAGGGAATGTTTAACTTACTCACCCcgattaaatacattttatcaaGACTAAAGTTTGGGATAATCTTCACCATTTCCTTCTCGGCGAGGAATTCCACTTCTGAAGGAtccatcttttattttttattacagaaataatgaaatgtttaaCTTGACAAACACAACAACCTCAAGCGATTCTTTTTTCCCGCCGGTTATTCAGCCATGATGGATGACGCGGGAGGTCACGTGATTTACAGACGGTTTATGCGCGACTCCGCCACCAGAGGGCGACAGAGCTGCAGCTATTACACCAGTACAGACCGActgtgtgcaaaagtttacGCCCCtcttaatgttttttatttgtttaagtaCAAAAAATAcgataaattaaaaattaattatgagtgaaaagtgacAAGAAGACAAaacgttatgaccacctgcctaatacagAACCCGTGGAGCAGgctgggttaggggccttgctcaagggcctaacagtggTAGCAGAGCAGgcctggggcttgaaccctgacctttcAGTCAATGACCCCGAGCCTTATATCACTGCCCTTTATAAAGTGAGGACACAGACTTGAACCAGGAACCTCAGACACTAGAGTCCATCACACTGACCACTATTGAACGAAAAGTCTttgtcagaagtgggattcgaacccacgcctccAGGGGAGACTGCGACCTGAACGCAGCGCCTTAGACCGCTCGGCCATCCTGACACACAGGTTAAGGAAAGATGTTGATGGTGCCATGTGGAGAACATCGGTGTTGCTGGCtgtaggcataatgttatggctggtcggtGAATCCgtactgtatttactgtatCATTCGTCATACATTCATGTTTAGCAACTGATTTATCTTGGTCAGGCTCGTGAGTCCAGAGCTAATCCTggtaacaccccccccccacacacacacacacctagg
The sequence above is drawn from the Hemibagrus wyckioides isolate EC202008001 linkage group LG04, SWU_Hwy_1.0, whole genome shotgun sequence genome and encodes:
- the gins2 gene encoding DNA replication complex GINS protein PSF2 — its product is MDPSEVEFLAEKEMVKIIPNFSLDKMYLIGGDLGPFNPGLPVEVPVWLALNLKQRQKCRIVPPEWMDADKLEEIREQERREDAFTPIPSPYYMELTKLLLNHAADNIPRADEIRTLVKDIWDTRIAKLRLSADSFISQQEAHARLDNLTLMEINTTRTFLLDSLNFMYKLRSNLQPGSGSGKSQDY